DNA from Asanoa sp. WMMD1127:
GTAGGCGGGCTCGCCGCTCACCGCGGTGAACGCGGTCAGCGCCGCCGCCAGCGCCGTCAGCCCGGACGGTGTCGCGTTGTCGGTCGGGTCGGCCGGCCGGGTGACGAGCCGCTCCGCGTCGTCGGCGGTGTCGTAGTAGCCGCCGTTGCCGGTCGGGAAGTGCGCCAACGCGGCGTCGAGCAGCGTGCGGGCGAGGTCGAGCCAGCGCGGGTCGAGGGTGGCCTGGTGCACGGCGCAGAACGCCTCGGCCATCGCGCCGTAGTCGTCGAGCACCCCCGGCGGGTCGCCGACCACGCCGTCGCGGGAGACCCGGCGGAGCCGGCCGTCGACCACGTGCCTGTCCGCGATGAGACCGGCCGCCCGGACCGCGGCGCCGAGCGACTCGCCGGTGCCGGTGGCCATGAAATGCTCGACCAGGCCGGTGATCGCCAGGCCGTTCCAGGACGCGACCACCTTGTCGTCGCGGGCGGGCTGCGGGCGCTGGGCCCGGGCCGCCAGCAGGCGCGCGCGGACGTCGGTCCACCGGTCGACCACCGGCGGGTTGGCGTCGTCGATGTCGCGGGCCAGCCGCAGCACGCTGGCGCCCTTCTCGAACGTGCCGGCGGCGGTGACACCGAAGACACCGGCGGCGTACGCCCCGTCCTCCGGACCGAGCGCCTCGACGAGTTGGGCCGGGGTCCACGAGTAGGTGAGGCCCTCCACGCCGTCGGTGTCGGCGTCGAGCGACGAGGCGAACCCGCCTTCGGGGGTGCCGAGGTCGCGGACGATGAACTGTGCCGTCTCGTCGGCGATGCGGCGGGCGAGCGGGTCGCCGGTCAGCCGCCACAGGTGCGTGTAGACGCGCAGGAGCAGGCCGTTGTCGTACAACATCTTCTCGAAGTGCGGCACGATCCACCGGGCGTCGACCGAGTAGCGCGCGAACCCGCCGGCCAGCTGGTCGTAGATGCCGCCGCGGGCCATCGCCTCGCAGGTGTGCCGCACGATCTCGAGCGCCTGCTCGCTGCCGGTGCGCTGGTAGTGCCGCAGCAGGAACAGCAGGTTCATCTGCGGCGGGAACTTCGGTGCGCCGGAGAAGCCGCCGTTCTCGCTGTCGTACTCCGTGGCCAGTTTCTCCGCCGCGGTGTCGAGCATCTCCGCGGTCAGCGGCGCGCTGATCCCGCCGAGCGCCTGCGCCCCGCCGACCGCCTCGACCACCGCGGCGCCCTGGCGCATGACATCGTCGCGCTGGTCGCGCCAGGCTTTGGTGACCGACTCGAGCAGCCGGCTGAAGTTGGCCTTGGGAAAGTAGGTGCCGCAGAAGAACGGCGTGCCGTCGGGCGCCGCGAACACCGTCATCGGCCAGCCACCCTGACCGGTCATCGCCTGGGTAGCCGTCATGTAGACCGCGTCGACGTCGGGCCGCTCCTCGCGGTCGACCTTGACGCTGACGAAGTTGTCGTTCATCAGCTTGGCCACACCGGCATCTTCGAAGCTCTCGTGCGCCATCACATGACACCAGTGACAGGCCGCGTAGCCCACCGAAATGATCACCGGCACGTCCCGCCGTTTGGCCTCGGCAAAGGCGTCGTTTCCCCACTGCCACCAGTCGACGGGGTTGTCGGCATGCTGCAGCAGATAGGGCGACGTGGCGTTGGCTAGCCGGTTCACTTCTCCACCATGGCACATCGGGCCGTCCCACGACCGCCTGCGGCCCGCCGGTCGCTGTGTCGCGCGGTCGGCGCCCTGCCCGCCGTCAAAGTGAGCTGGCCATGGGTCACAGTCCCCTGTCCGCTGTACGAGGTTTGGCGGTGGTCACCGCCGCTGGGTCTCGACCGGGTGGCGTCTGTAGGTGGAGCCGGGTTCGTCGAATTCGAAGCCGTTCTGGTCCAGGGCGTTGAAGATGGTCAGCCAGGATGGTGCGAAGTGGAAACCCACCGCGATGCTGCCGTTGGCGACGTCGCGGCCGACCCATTCGAGCAGCTCGACGCCGCCCAGTTGGCTGCCGGGGAAGCCGGCCAGCCGCGGAAGCGGTTCGGCCCGCCAGGCGATGCGGAAAAGTCAACCACTGCGGCTCCGAACCGCCATCCTCTGCGGACAGGACGCCAAGCCCACGCCGCACCCACAGCCTTTCAGACGACGTGCGGCCGGTCGCGGGACGACGCCAGCTCATAGGACACTCCGGTCAGTCGCTCCGATGTAGCCCACAGGCGAGCACGAAACTCAGGGTCCTGGGCGGCCGCGGGGATCCGGGCCGGCGCCGGGCGGCCGCGGCCCTCGCCGATGCCGTTGGGGGCGTAGTAGGCGCCGCTGGCGATGGTCGGGTCCGTGGCGGCCAGGAGCGACGGACGGGCGGCGTCCGCCGCGCTCTGGCCGGCCAAGGCGACCACACGGTCGGCGACGAAGCGCAACCACGGCGGCACGTGGCGCTGGATGCCGGTCGGTGCCGTGCCCGGGTGGACGCCGATGCTGCGCAACCGGTCGGTGCGGGCCGCGAGTTCCAGGGCGAACGCCACGTTGGCCAGCTTGGACGCGCTGTAGGCCCGCATCGGCCGGTAGCCGCGGTGCAGGTCGAGGTTGTCGAAGTCGATGCGGCCCCGCCGGGCGATCACGGCGCTCACCGTGACCACGCGCGGCGCGGGGGCGGCGAGCAGGGCCGGCAGGAGCAGCCCGGTCAGCGCGAAGTGCCCCAGGTGGTTGGTGCCGAACGTGAGCTCGAACCCGTCGGCGGTCAGCCGGCGCTCGGGTACGGCCATCACACCGGCGTTGTTGACCAGGACGTCGATCCGCGGGTGTTCGGCGCGGACCCGCGAGGCGAACTCCCGCACCGACGCCAGGTCGGCGAGATCGAGCTCGCCGGTGCTGACCCTCGCGGACGGGTGCGTCGCCCGGAGCCGGTGAGCGGCCGACTGGAGCACATCGGCCCGGCGCCCGGCGATGAGCACGTCCAGGCCGCGATCGGCGAGGCCGGCCGCTGTCGCGTACCCGATGCCCGCGGCACCGCCGGTAACGATCGCGATCATGATGACCACTCCTTCGATTGGGCTTGACTAACTAGATAGTTAACCGGGCCGCACCCCAGTCGTCAACTAACCGGTTAGTCAAGTAACCTGAACCACATGCCACCCAGCGGAGACGCCCAGGAGACCCGCCGCCGGCTCGTCGAGGCCGCTTACCGCGAGTTCGCCGCGCACGGCATAGCCGGCGCCCGCGTCGACCGGGTCGCGGCCAGCGCGGGCGTCAACAAGGCCCTGATCTATTTCCACTTCGGCAACAAGGAGGGCCTCTTCACCGCGGTCTTCGAGCAGATCGTCAACCAGACCCTCGCCGAGGCCCCGATGGATGCCGCGAACCTCCCGGAGTACGCGGCCCGCTTGTTCGACGCCGGCCAGACCCACCCCGACGCCCTCCGCCTGGCCACCTGGCACCGCCTCGAGCGCGCTGCCGACCACCCGCCGCTCAGGGCGGTCCTGGACGCCAACCAGTCCAAGATCGACGCGATCGCCAAGGCCCAGGCCGCGGGCCAGGTGACCACCCGCTACACGGCCGCCGAGATCCTGGCGCTGGTCCTCACCCTCGCCAACATGTGGTCGGTGATGACTCCGGAGATGCACCTGGCGGCGCCCAAGGACCCCGCCACCCGCCGCGCGCTGGTCATCTCAGCGGTGGCCACGCTGGTCCAGCCCTGACAACGCGCGGCTCAGGCCGACCCGTCGGCCCGCAGCGGAAAGACCTGCGCCCGCGCCGAGTCCGTCAGCTGGCTCAACACCGCGACGATCTTGTCGGCCGGCATCGGCTTGAAGAAGTGGTAGCCCTGGGCCGCGCCGCAGCCGAGGTTTTCCAGCGCCGCCCGCTGCGCGGCGGTCTCGACGCCCTCGGCGACGACCCGCAACCCCAGCTCCTGCCCGAGCCCGATCGTGAACCGCACGATCGCCGCCGCCTGGGGTGACTCGGCCATCCGCATCACGAAGGACCGGTCGACCTTGACCTCGTCGACCGGTACCCGGGCGAGGAAGGCCAGCGACGAGTAGCCGGTGCCGAAGTCGTCGAGCGCGATCCGGACGCCCAGCTGGCGCAACCCGGCCAGGACCTCGTCGATCACTTCCTGGTCGCTCATCACGACGGTCTCGGTGATCTCGAGGACGAGCCGGTCGGGGCTGACGCCGTGGCGGCGCAGGAGCTCGTTGACGTCGGAGGGCAGGTGCTGGTCGAGCAGGTTGTGCGCCGACAGGTTCACGGCGATCGGCACGTCCATGCCGTGCGCGGCCACGTCGGCGGCGACCCGCAGCGCGCGGTCGATGACGTACAGCGTGAACGCGCCGAGCAGGTCGCTCTCCTCGGCGGCACGGACGAAGTCACCGGGCTTGAGGACGCCCCGGCGGGGGTGGCGCCAGCGGATGAGGGCCTCGACGCCGGTCGGCGCGCCGGTGGTCAGGTCAACCGCGGGCTGCAGCGCGAGCACGAGCTGATCCTCGGCCTCCAGCGCCTCGCGCAGCTCGGACAGCAGCGTCAGCTGGTCGGTGCTGCTCTCGTCGCGGCTCGGGTCGTAGCAGGCCGTGTTGCCGCCGCCGCCCTCCTTGGCCTGGCGGAGCGCGATGTCGGCGCGGCGCAGCAGCTCGGCCACGTTGGCACTGCCGGGCACCGCGACGACGACGCCGGCCGAGGCTTCGACGGCGAGCTGGATGCCCTGCACCTCGGTGGTGGCGGCGACGGCTTCGATCAGCTCGGCGGCCCGGTCCAGCGCCCGTGACGTGGTCATCCGCTCGGCGCCGGCGATCAGCAGCGCGAACTGGTCGCCGCCGAGCCGGCCGAGCAGCTCGCCCTGGCCGGTCAGGGCCTTCATGCGGGTGGCGGTGGCGGCGAGGAGCTCGTCACCGGCGGCGTGGCCGAGGGTGTCGTTGACCGTGCGGAACCGGTCGATGTCGACGACGACCAGCGCCACCGGGTGGTCGCGGCCGAGCCGGCGCAGGGCCGCGTCACCCTGCGCGACGACCGCGGCCCGGTTGAGCAGGCCGGTCTGGGCGTCGTGCACGGCGTCGTACGACGATCGCTCCTGGAGCAGCGACCACGCGCGGTGGGTGACGGCGTCGTGGAGGGCGACGGCCAGTGTGTCGCCGAAGGAGCGCAGCGCGAACTCGTCGCGGGCGGACGGCAGCGTGGGGCGCGGCAGCGCGACCCGGATCTGGCCGACGAGCTGGCCGCGTACGGTGAGCTCGCGCACCAGGGTCGACTCGTCGCCGCCGGTCGCGGGCCGCTCGTCGAGGTCGGTAACGCCGTTGCCGCCGTCGGCGTCGGCGTGGTAGCGCCGCCAGCTGCCGTTCATCCGCACCACGTCGAGGTCGACGCGCTCGGCCACCAGCAGCCGCAGCGCGCCGGCGACGCCGGCCACCGCCACCTCGTCCTCGTCGAGCTTCTTGAGGGCGCTGGTCGCGCCGGCGAACTCCTCCCAGGCACGGCGCTCGTCGGCGGCCCGCAGCCGGTGGCCATAGGTCTGCTGGAGCAGCCACAGCACCGGCGGCAGCAGGAGGAGCCAGCGCGGGTCAGAGTCGACCATCGCGACGGTGGCGAGGCCGACGACGACGTTGCCGATGAACATCAGCAGCTTGTCGTGCAGCGCGCGGACCAGGGTGGCGAAGACCGGAACGCCGTGGACGAGCCGCAGGTAGCAGACGGCGAGCAGGGCGCCGACCAGGAGATAGGTGAGAGCGCCGAGGACCAGGGCGCCGGCCAGCGGCGGGGTGAGCGGCGCGCCGATCGGGTCGGCGAGGCGGCAGGCGACCGTGACGGCCGCGGCGACGGCGACGGTCTGGCTGGCCGCGATGTGCACGACCTCGAGGGGTGTGCGGAGCTTCGCGAAGGTGGCGAGGAGGAGCCAGGCGGCGAGCGCGGCGGCGAACGTGGCGGCCGGCAACCAGCCCGATGGTGCGGCGTAGAGGCCGATGATCAGCGCGGCCTCGCCCCAGGTGACGGATAGTCGCCCGGAGCCGATGCGTAGTCGGAGGCTGGCGAGCTGAGCCAGGGCCATCACGCCGCACGCGATGCCGAACCGGGCGATCGGTGGCAGCGGGTCGCCGGCCGGGATGTGCGCCGGCCAGAGCAGCCCGACCATGGTGGCGACCACGGCGAGCACGACCAGGAGGGCGGTGAACGCGTGCGCCCGGGCGGGCACCTCCGCGGCGCCGGCGCCCCGGGCCACGCGACCCAGGCCGGTGCGCAACGAACTCATCGTCGACTCCCACCCACGGGACCGTGGACGGGACCTGCGCGATGATCGCCAAAGGACAGGTCGCGCCGGGAGCGGCCGGCGATGGTCATCGGCGCCCCCTTCCGCGCACGCCACGGGGAACCCACGTGGGTGCCCACGGCGGAAGGCTAAGCCAAAGATTGAGGGCGCAACAGGGGGCAGACGTCTGGTTTGGCCCTCAATGGGAGTCGTCGTGCCTGGTCAACACCGGATTGCCCAGTCTGGAACGAATCCAGTGCTGGTCAGGATCGGTCATTCTCCTCAGATGGTTTCGCTGCGACAGATTTCGTCGTGGTCGGATCCACGACACTCTCGTCGGGCGCGGGGAACCGCTCGGGCAGCCGCCGGAGGCGGCTGTTCATGTTGCGGATCAACAACACGGTGGCGGTGCCCAACAGAATGATCAGGAGCAGTCCCATGGGGCCGGCCAGACCGCCCTCCCGGGTGTCACCGAAGTTGTTGACCGCGAGCACGTCGACGACCGTCAGCATGGCGGCACACTCCTTCACACCCGGGGGAACCACCCCACGCTACGCTCGCCCGCTCAGCGGGCGCGCACCGCCTCCCGAACGCCCGCGAACAGGTCGGACTCGGGCACCGGGCTGTCGACCAGCGACTTGACCAACTCGAAGTCCTCGGTCGGCCAGACCTTGCGCTGGATGTCGAGCGGCACCTGGAACCAGCCGCCGTCGGGGTCGACCTGGGTAGCGTGGGCGCGCAGGGCGTCGTCGCGGACCTCGAAGTAGTCGCCGCACTCGACCCGGGTGGTGACCCGGTCGCCCTTGTCCTCGCGCTCGTCCCACTTCTCGAGCCACTCGGTGTAGGGCGACTCCAGGCCGGCGGCCAGCAGCGCCTCGTGGGTGGCGAGCAGGCGACCCCGGCTCCAGCCGATGTTGTAGTAGAGCTTGAGCGGCTGCCACGGCTCGCCCAGGTCGCGGTAGCGCTCCGGGTCGCCGGCGGCCTCGAACGCCGCCACGCTGACCTTGTGACACATGATGTGGTCGGGGTGCGGGTAGCCGCCGTTCTCGTCGTAGGTCGTCACGACGTGCGGACGGAACTCCCGCATCAACTTCACCAGCGGCGCCGTGGCCACCTCGAGCGGCTGCAGCGCGAAGCAGCCTTCGGGCAGCGGCGGCAGCGGGTCGCCCTCGGGCAGGCCGGAGTCGACGAAGCCCAGCCAGGCCTGCCTGACCCCGAGGATCGCCCGGGCCGCGTCCATCTCGGCGCGGCGGATCTCGGCGATGTTCTCCCACACGTCGGGTCGGTCGAGCTTGGGGTTGAGCACGCTGCCGCGCTCACCGCCCGTGCAGGTCGCGACCAGCACGTCGACACCCTCGGCGACATAGCGCGCGGCGCTCGCCGCACCCTTGCTCGACTCGTCGTCCGGATGTGCGTGCACGGCCATCAGACGCAACTGCTCTGCCACGGACTGCTCCCCCACTCGTCCCTGCCTCGGACCTGGTCATCCTCGGCTGCGAGGATGGAACCCTGCCATTCTGGCCGATCGCACCGACAAGATTTCGTCGGGACCGACTGCAGAGGTGCTCCCCGTGACCGAGACGCCGACATCAGCCACCTCGGCTGGTCCGCTGCCGACAGCAACCACACCGGCCGCGCCGGTGTTCCCGCCCGGTCGCTACGGCCGCCGGCGGGAGCCCCAGCGCCGCCGCCCGTGGCTGGTCGCCGGTCTCGCCCTGGTCACCGTCGTCGTCGGCGCGCTGGTGGCGGTGCGGCTCTACAAAAACTACGGCGACCCGGCGTACGACGCCCAGGTCGTCAACTACACGGAGATCGACGACTCGGGCCTGACGCTGCGGTTCCGCGTGACGATCCCAGAGGGTGGACAGGCCTCCTGCCTGCTGCGGGCGCGGTCCCGCGACGGCGCGGATGTCGGCAAGCAGGAGATCGTCGTCCGTGACCGGCCCGGCGACGGGACTACAGCGGTCACCCAGCGCCTGGTCACGTCGGCAAGGCCATTCGTCGGAGAAGTCCTGCGCTGCGTACCGGTGGCATAAACGGGTGTTTCGGGCACGACACCCAGCTGTACATCGCTGGTAAGTTGGAAGTTCGTACTTGTCACCCGCCACCCAAGGAGATCGTCTGTGTCCACGACCGACCGCGGGACTCCCGTCACCTGGTTGTCCCAGGACGCGCATGACCGGCTCCAGGCGGAACTCGACGAGCTGATCGCGGCCCGCCCGGTGATCGCCGCCGAGATCAACGCCCGCCGCGAGGAAGGCGACCTGCGCGAGAACGGTGGCTACCACGCCGCGCGCGAGGAGCAGGGCAAGCAGGAGCACCGGATCAGCTACCTCAAGGAGCTGCTGCGCACCGCGCAGGTCGGCGACGCCCCCAAGGCCGACGCCGTCGCCCCGGGCACCGTCGTGACGATCCACTTCGACGACGACGCCGACGACACCGAGACGTTCCTGCTCGGTTCGCGTGAGATCTCCGCGACCACCGACCTGACCGTCTACAGCCCCGAGTCCGCGCTCGGCAAGGCGATCCTCGGGGCGCACAACGGTGACACCGTGACCTACACGGCCCCCAGCGGCGCCGACATCAAGGTCACCGTGGTCAAGTTCGCGCCCTTCGAGGGCTGAGTTCGCGCAACCGGGTCCGCATCCGCCTGGCGGGTGCGGACCCGTGCGGCATCAGGCGAACGAGACGACGTAACCGCTCGCCCGCAGCGCCCCGACCACCTGGTCGGAGTGCTCCGAGCCGCGCGTCTCGACCGACAGCGCCACCTCGACCTCGCCGAGCCGCAGGTGCGGGTTCTGCCGCTGGTGCACGACGTCGACCACGTTGGCGTGCTGGTCGGCGATCTGCGTGAGCAGGTTGGCCAGCGAGCCGGGCCGGTCGGCGCAACGCACCGTGACCCGCAGGAACCGGCCCGCCGCCGCGAGGCCGTGCTCGATCACGCGCATCAGCAGCAGCGGGTCGATGTTGCCGCCGGAGAGCACCGCGACGGTCGGCGGCTCTGCCTCGACCACCCCGGCCAGCAGGGCGGCCACCCCGACCGCGCCGGCCGGCTCAACGACCAGCTTGCCGCGTTCGAGCAGCATCAGCAGCGCGCGCGAGATGTCTTCCTCGGTCACGGTGACGATCTCGTCGACCAGCTTCTCGACGTGCGCGAAGGTGATGTCGCCGGGGCAACCGACCGCGATGCCGTCGGCGATCGTCGAGTAGTTCTCGAGCCGGGTCGGCGCGCCCGCGACGAGGGAGGGCGGGAAGGCGGCGGCCGCCGCGGCCTGCACGCCGATCACCCGCAGGTGCGGGTTGAGCGCCTTGGCCGCGACCGCGATGCCGGAGACCAGCCCGCCGCCACCGACCCCGGTGACGATCGTGCGGACCTGGGGGCACTGCTCGAGGATCTCCAGCGCGACCGTGCCCTGCCCGGCGATCACGTCGTGGTGGTCGAAGGGATGGATGAACACGGCGCCCGTACGATCGGCGAACTCCTTGGCCGCCACCAGCGACTCGTCGACGGTGGCGCCGACCAGCTCGATCGCGGCCCCGTAGCCCTTGGTGGCCGCGACCTTGGGCAGCGGCGCCCCGACGGGCATGAAGACGGTGGCGCTGGCCCCGAGCATCTCCGCGGCCAACGCGACACCCTGCGCGTGGTTGCCGGCGCTGGCCGCCACCACGCCGCGGGCACGCTCCGCGTCGCTGAGCCGGGCGATCCGCACGTACGCCCCGCGCACCTTGTAGGAACCGGCGCGCTGCAGGTTCTCGCACTTCAGCCAGGCCGGACCGCCGAGCCGGGCGCTCAATGGGCGGGAGGGTTCCAGCGGCGTGGTGCGCACGACGCCGGCGAGCAACTCACGCGCCGCCTCGACGTCGGCCAGCCCGACAAGGTCCGTCATGCCCCGATGGTCGCACTTCCCACGCCGCCGGGCGCGCCGGGTGACCCTGAGACACCCGTCACCCGATCTTCCTGCGCCGCGGAGATCCGGGGCACGGCGTAGCCGAACGCGAGCGCGGCCAGCAGAGCGGCTGCGGCGGCCACCGTCATGACGATCGCCACCGTGCGGTGATGGTCGGCTACCAGGTCGACCAGCTCCGGCAGGGTGGCGTCCGGGCTGACCGACGTCGGCACGAACACGCCGGTCAAGCGCGGGACGAGCACCATCAGGACCAGCGCGGCCCACCAGGTGATGGCGGCGGCGGTGACCCGGCGGTCACCGGTGCTCTCGCGGGCGACAGTGCGCATGATCCGGCCGGGAATGGCCACATTGGCGATCGGTACGAACCAGCCGCCGACCGCCCAGCCCGCGCCCATCGTCGACGGTGGGTCAGGAAAAGCGTCGAGGTTCTTCCGAGCCCGCCACAGCCAGATGATCGTCAACACCAGCGCGGCCGGTTGGACGAGCAGGCTCGCCACCATCACGCCCAGCTCGGCCTGGCCGAGCCGCACCGACGTCGCCATCTTGTCCGGGATGACCACGCCGGCGATGCTGATCGCGTAGACCCAGTCGAGGACTGCCGAGAGCACGTACAGGAGGGCGGCCAGGCCCACCAGCACCACCGCGGCCAGCCCGAACGCCCGCACCCGGTACGTGCGGGGCCCCGGCACTACGAACTCATTCACGCGCCGACCGCCGTGCGGTTCTGCTCCTCGTACCAACCGCGGTGGATGCGTTCCTCCTGGGCCCCCGAGATGCGCGGGACGGCGACGGCGAACGCGACCGCGGCGATCACCGCCGCCCCCACCGAGACCGTCAGGATGATCGAGATGGTGAGGTAGTTGTCCATCACCGCGATCACCACGTCGTCGGTCTGGGACGGCTGCACCACGCCGGCCAGCCGGTCGGCGACCGTCGCCAGCACCAGCGCCACCCACCAGATCACGGCGACCGCGCTGACCCAGCCCTCGCGCACGCTCTGGCGCGCCACGTTGGCGACCATCCGGCCCGGCACGACCAGGTTCGCGATCGGCAGGAACCAGCCGCCGATCGCCCAGCCCGGGCTCAGCACCGGTTGGGTGTCGGGGAACGCGTCCAGGTTCTTGCGGGCCCGCCACAGCCAGATCATTGTCAGCACCACGGCGACGATCTGGGCCAACCCGACACCGAGGCCGGCGTACGGGAGCAGGTTCTCCAACGAGATCGTCGTGTCGAGCTGGTCGACGTCACCGTTTGCGGCCCGGCCGGTGATCGTGATGGCCCAGTACAGCGCCAGGTTGGCCAGGTAGGCCAGCGCGGCCAGGCAGACGACGGCCACCGCGGCCACGCCGATGCCGCGTACCCGGTAGGTCTTGTGTCCCTCGTAGACGAACTGGTTCATCGCCGCTCCCCGTGATCTTGAACCGCATGATTCTGCGGTCCGCGCCGGGAGCGGAGATCAACCGGATGGCTCGATGTCGACGCCGATCAGGGGGTGCCGGCCGGGTCGGCGACTCGCGGCCACGAGCGGGCGTGCCGTGGCCAGGGCGCGGCCATCTCGAACTGCCCGGCGATCGCGAGCAGCAGCAGCTCGCTGCCGGGCGGGCCGACCAGCTGCACACCCAGCGGCAGGCCGTCGGGGCGCATCCCGACCGGCACGACCAGCGACGGCAGGCCGGCGAGGTTCCACGGCGCGGCGTACGGCGCGTACCGCAGGCTGGTCAGCAGGTTGGTCCGCCACGACCGGGCCGACCACTGGTCGGCGGCCGGCGGCGCCCCGGCCAGGGCCGGCGTGACGAGCACGTCGACACCGTGGTCGGTGAAGAAGTCGATCGAGCGCTGGCGCCAGGCGTCGCGGTCGTCCTGGCGGACGTAGCCGCGGCGGTTGGCCCAGTCGCCGAGCGCCGCCTGCCGCCGGGTGCGCGGCTGCAGCGCGCCCCGGTCGAGAGCGTCGAACTCGGCGTCACTGGCGGCCGCCGCGAACCAGTGCGCCATGCCCTTCAGGCCGAGCGACACCGGGTAGACGGGGTCGATCGCGGCCACGTCGTGCCCGGCACCGATCAGCAGCTTGGACGCCGTCGCGACGGCCTCGCGGTTGGGCGCGTCCGGGCGGATGCCGGCCACCGGCGACCGGGTCGACACCGCGAACCGCAGCCGGGCCGGCTCGACCAGCTTGTCGGGGTTGCGGCCGGCGAGCACCGCGAACACCAGCGCCGCGTCGGCCACGCTGGTCGCCAGCACGCCGTGCTCCGTGAGCCCCCACCAGCCGTCGG
Protein-coding regions in this window:
- a CDS encoding thioredoxin domain-containing protein: MNRLANATSPYLLQHADNPVDWWQWGNDAFAEAKRRDVPVIISVGYAACHWCHVMAHESFEDAGVAKLMNDNFVSVKVDREERPDVDAVYMTATQAMTGQGGWPMTVFAAPDGTPFFCGTYFPKANFSRLLESVTKAWRDQRDDVMRQGAAVVEAVGGAQALGGISAPLTAEMLDTAAEKLATEYDSENGGFSGAPKFPPQMNLLFLLRHYQRTGSEQALEIVRHTCEAMARGGIYDQLAGGFARYSVDARWIVPHFEKMLYDNGLLLRVYTHLWRLTGDPLARRIADETAQFIVRDLGTPEGGFASSLDADTDGVEGLTYSWTPAQLVEALGPEDGAYAAGVFGVTAAGTFEKGASVLRLARDIDDANPPVVDRWTDVRARLLAARAQRPQPARDDKVVASWNGLAITGLVEHFMATGTGESLGAAVRAAGLIADRHVVDGRLRRVSRDGVVGDPPGVLDDYGAMAEAFCAVHQATLDPRWLDLARTLLDAALAHFPTGNGGYYDTADDAERLVTRPADPTDNATPSGLTALAAALTAFTAVSGEPAYREAAEAALGTVAPIVAQYPRFSGYAAATAEALLSGPYEIVIATTDDPTGDPLVATAYELAPPGAVVLVGPPDAPGVPLLADRPLLDGAPTAYVCRGFVCDRPTTAVADLTAQLARR
- a CDS encoding oxidoreductase, translating into MIAIVTGGAAGIGYATAAGLADRGLDVLIAGRRADVLQSAAHRLRATHPSARVSTGELDLADLASVREFASRVRAEHPRIDVLVNNAGVMAVPERRLTADGFELTFGTNHLGHFALTGLLLPALLAAPAPRVVTVSAVIARRGRIDFDNLDLHRGYRPMRAYSASKLANVAFALELAARTDRLRSIGVHPGTAPTGIQRHVPPWLRFVADRVVALAGQSAADAARPSLLAATDPTIASGAYYAPNGIGEGRGRPAPARIPAAAQDPEFRARLWATSERLTGVSYELASSRDRPHVV
- a CDS encoding TetR family transcriptional regulator is translated as MPPSGDAQETRRRLVEAAYREFAAHGIAGARVDRVAASAGVNKALIYFHFGNKEGLFTAVFEQIVNQTLAEAPMDAANLPEYAARLFDAGQTHPDALRLATWHRLERAADHPPLRAVLDANQSKIDAIAKAQAAGQVTTRYTAAEILALVLTLANMWSVMTPEMHLAAPKDPATRRALVISAVATLVQP
- a CDS encoding bifunctional diguanylate cyclase/phosphodiesterase, producing MSSLRTGLGRVARGAGAAEVPARAHAFTALLVVLAVVATMVGLLWPAHIPAGDPLPPIARFGIACGVMALAQLASLRLRIGSGRLSVTWGEAALIIGLYAAPSGWLPAATFAAALAAWLLLATFAKLRTPLEVVHIAASQTVAVAAAVTVACRLADPIGAPLTPPLAGALVLGALTYLLVGALLAVCYLRLVHGVPVFATLVRALHDKLLMFIGNVVVGLATVAMVDSDPRWLLLLPPVLWLLQQTYGHRLRAADERRAWEEFAGATSALKKLDEDEVAVAGVAGALRLLVAERVDLDVVRMNGSWRRYHADADGGNGVTDLDERPATGGDESTLVRELTVRGQLVGQIRVALPRPTLPSARDEFALRSFGDTLAVALHDAVTHRAWSLLQERSSYDAVHDAQTGLLNRAAVVAQGDAALRRLGRDHPVALVVVDIDRFRTVNDTLGHAAGDELLAATATRMKALTGQGELLGRLGGDQFALLIAGAERMTTSRALDRAAELIEAVAATTEVQGIQLAVEASAGVVVAVPGSANVAELLRRADIALRQAKEGGGGNTACYDPSRDESSTDQLTLLSELREALEAEDQLVLALQPAVDLTTGAPTGVEALIRWRHPRRGVLKPGDFVRAAEESDLLGAFTLYVIDRALRVAADVAAHGMDVPIAVNLSAHNLLDQHLPSDVNELLRRHGVSPDRLVLEITETVVMSDQEVIDEVLAGLRQLGVRIALDDFGTGYSSLAFLARVPVDEVKVDRSFVMRMAESPQAAAIVRFTIGLGQELGLRVVAEGVETAAQRAALENLGCGAAQGYHFFKPMPADKIVAVLSQLTDSARAQVFPLRADGSA
- the mca gene encoding mycothiol conjugate amidase Mca, yielding MAEQLRLMAVHAHPDDESSKGAASAARYVAEGVDVLVATCTGGERGSVLNPKLDRPDVWENIAEIRRAEMDAARAILGVRQAWLGFVDSGLPEGDPLPPLPEGCFALQPLEVATAPLVKLMREFRPHVVTTYDENGGYPHPDHIMCHKVSVAAFEAAGDPERYRDLGEPWQPLKLYYNIGWSRGRLLATHEALLAAGLESPYTEWLEKWDEREDKGDRVTTRVECGDYFEVRDDALRAHATQVDPDGGWFQVPLDIQRKVWPTEDFELVKSLVDSPVPESDLFAGVREAVRAR
- a CDS encoding DUF4307 domain-containing protein; protein product: MPTATTPAAPVFPPGRYGRRREPQRRRPWLVAGLALVTVVVGALVAVRLYKNYGDPAYDAQVVNYTEIDDSGLTLRFRVTIPEGGQASCLLRARSRDGADVGKQEIVVRDRPGDGTTAVTQRLVTSARPFVGEVLRCVPVA
- the greA gene encoding transcription elongation factor GreA is translated as MSTTDRGTPVTWLSQDAHDRLQAELDELIAARPVIAAEINARREEGDLRENGGYHAAREEQGKQEHRISYLKELLRTAQVGDAPKADAVAPGTVVTIHFDDDADDTETFLLGSREISATTDLTVYSPESALGKAILGAHNGDTVTYTAPSGADIKVTVVKFAPFEG
- the ilvA gene encoding threonine ammonia-lyase, translating into MTDLVGLADVEAARELLAGVVRTTPLEPSRPLSARLGGPAWLKCENLQRAGSYKVRGAYVRIARLSDAERARGVVAASAGNHAQGVALAAEMLGASATVFMPVGAPLPKVAATKGYGAAIELVGATVDESLVAAKEFADRTGAVFIHPFDHHDVIAGQGTVALEILEQCPQVRTIVTGVGGGGLVSGIAVAAKALNPHLRVIGVQAAAAAAFPPSLVAGAPTRLENYSTIADGIAVGCPGDITFAHVEKLVDEIVTVTEEDISRALLMLLERGKLVVEPAGAVGVAALLAGVVEAEPPTVAVLSGGNIDPLLLMRVIEHGLAAAGRFLRVTVRCADRPGSLANLLTQIADQHANVVDVVHQRQNPHLRLGEVEVALSVETRGSEHSDQVVGALRASGYVVSFA